In the Agrobacterium vitis genome, TTCACGCCCTGGCGCAGCGTCATGGTCAAAACCTTGCCGCCTTCGCTCCAGGCCCAGCCGGTGGCAAGCTGCGGGATGATTTTCAAGTCGGGCGAGACATCGACCAGTTTATCGCACATCGCCGTGTAGACAATACGCCCCACGAACGTGCGCGACTGCGCCGGATCGAGCACGTCAGGGTCTTCCGACAAGCCGATCTTCAGGTCAGCGGCCATCACAGGTGCGGCAAAAGCGGCGGTGACTAGCAGCGCGGTCAAAACTCTGTTCAGTTTCATGCCATTCCCCTCATTGTTGTTTTTATGCTGATGATAGGCAGTTCTTGGCCGTCATGCCTCTGCGACGTGGACGGCGGTATCGATCGAGGTAATGCGGATCAGGCTCTCTTGCAGGGTGAGAAGGTGGGTCCGCATGGCTTCGCCCGCTCCGATCGGGTCGCGCGATGCAATCCGGTCGATAATGGCGAGATGCTGGCCATGGGTGACTGGGCGGGTTTGGGCAAAAGCCCGCGCCTGTTCACGAATATTCTGCCAGGCCGGGTCCTGCCGCGTCCGGTTCATCACATCGAACAGCGCCAGGAAAAGGCTGTTGCCAGCGCATTGGGCAATCTTTCGATGCAGCGCCCCATCCCAAAGCTCCCGCCCATCGGCATCCTTGCTGGCGCCGATCTTTGCCACCAGATCATACATGGCCTGCACATCCACGGCATTGGCCCGCATAGCCGCCAACTGCGCCAGTTGCGGCTCAAGCCGGAGACGCA is a window encoding:
- a CDS encoding FadR/GntR family transcriptional regulator, which encodes MIDDHDNSNLALNKLRELLSSGRFSAGEKLPTERSLCEELCLGRRSVRGALEVLEAEGLIWRRQGSGTFAGARPDAFDDYVGALVAGTDPLEVMEVRLRLEPQLAQLAAMRANAVDVQAMYDLVAKIGASKDADGRELWDGALHRKIAQCAGNSLFLALFDVMNRTRQDPAWQNIREQARAFAQTRPVTHGQHLAIIDRIASRDPIGAGEAMRTHLLTLQESLIRITSIDTAVHVAEA